The Micromonospora violae DNA segment CGAGGCCGACCTGCTGCGCGACGACGGTGACGCCGACGAGGTGTTGCTGATCCTGATCGAACAGGCACCCGACGGGCCGACCGAGGCGGTCGCGGTGCTGCTGGGGGGAGGAGCACGACCATGAGGACACCCGGACTGCGCGGCGCGCTGGCCGCCGACACCGACCTGGGCGCGGGTAACGTCCTGGCCCGGGTACTGGCGCACGGCGCCGACCCGGACGGGCCCGGCCTGACCTTCGACACGGCCGTCGACGGGCACCCCGCCGAGACGCCACTGACGCTGGGGCGGCTCGACGAGCGGGTCGCCGCCCGCGCCGCCTGGCTGCACGAGCGAGGGGTACGCCCCCGCGACCCGATCGCCGTCTGGGCCACCGCCGCCGCCGACATGGTGCTCAGCTTCCTGGCGCTGACCCGGCTCGGAGCGATCCCGGCGCTGATGAACGGCAAACTCCGCCCGGAGATCGCCGCCGAGTACATCCGCCGCCTGCGGGGCGTCGGGGTGCTGGCCGACGACGCGCACACCGCGCTCCTGGCCGGGCACGAGCTGGGCGTACCGCTGCTGGGGACCCCCGCGCAGGCGGGCACCGGCGACCCGACCGTCGCCCCGGCGCACTACCGGCACCACCCGGACGACCCGATCGTGATCACCCACACCTCCGGGACGACCGGGGTGCCCAAGGCGGTGCTGCACTCGCACGCCAGCCTCTTCGCGGCCACCCGGCACCTGCTCACCATGCCGCAGGCGCAGGGCACCAGCCGGATCCTCAACGCGCTGCCCGCACCACACACCGCCACGGTGCTGATGGTCAACCAGGCGCTGGGCAACCGCGCGCAGATGTTCCTCCTGTCCGAGCAGGACGGTGAGCGGGTGCTGGACGCGATCCAACGCTGGCGCCCCGACGGGGTGTTCGGCTTCTCGGTCACCTGGGCGGAGCTGGCCCGCTTCGACCTGTCCGGGTACGACCTGGACTCGGTGCGGCTCTGGTTCAACACCGGTGACGCCTCGCACGAGCCGCACATCCGCCGTCTCGTCGCGGTCGGTCGGCGTGACACCGTCACCCGGGACGGGGTGGTCACGGTGCCCGGCTCGGTCTTCATCGACGGGTTGGGCTCCAGCGAGATGGGGCACTCGATGTTCCACATCACCCACCGCGTCGACACCGACCGGTACGGCCGCTGCATCGGCCGCCCGTACCAGTTCGCCACGGTCGCGGTGCTCGACGCCGCCGGTGAGCCGGTGCCCGTCGGTGAGGTGGGCTTCCTGGGCATCGACTCGCCGTCGCTGTTCCGGGGCTACTGGAACGACTCGGTCACCACCTACCGGTTCCGCCAGCGTGGCTGGTACCTCACCGGTGACCTGGTCCGCGCCGACGCCGACGGCCGCTACTACCACCTGGACCGGGCGGTGGACTCGGTCGACGCCGGCGCGGGGCGGCGCTTCTACACCGCGCTGTCCGAGGAGCGGATTCTCGCCGCCTGCCCGGACGTCACCGACTGCACGGTGGCGATCGTCGCCGAGGCCGGCACGGTGGTCACCGACGTGCTGCTGGAGTTGGCCGCCGGTGCCGACGAGGCCGAGGACCGTACCGAACGGGTCCGCGCCGCCCTCGGCCCGGACGTCGGCGACACGCTGCGCCGGGTCGTGCCGGTGCGCTCCGCCGACATCCCGGTCACCGTGACCGGCAAGGTCCGCAAGGTGGTCCTGCGTGAGCGCTACCTCACCGAGGCGCGCTCATGACCGCCCTGATCACCGGGATGGGTCTGTTCACCCCGGTCGGGCGGGGCGTGGAGGAGACCTTCGACGCGCTGACCACCGGCCGGTCCGGGCTCGGCCGACCACCGCAGGGGCACCCCGCGCGGGAGTCGCTGGACGTCGCCGGCCTGCTGCCCGACATCGACCCGCGCACCGTGGCGTCCGGGCCGGAGACCCGGGTGCTGGACCGGATCGTGGTCCTCGCCCTGCTCGCCGCCGCCGACGCCCTCGCTGACGCCGGTATCGAGGTGGGCCGCGACGTCGACCCCGACCGGATCGGTGTGATCGTCGGTGGGGTCGGGGGAATGGCCACCCTGGAGTCGCAGGTGCTGGCCCGGGCGGCCCGGGGCCGTGCGGCGGTCAGCCCGTACCTGCTCACCGGGATCCTGCCGAACATGCCGGCGGCGCGGATCGCCATCGCGCACGGCATCCGGGGCTACAGCTCGTCGGTCGGCACCGCCTGCGCCTCCGGCGCGCAGGCGGTCGCCGACGGCGTCCGGCTCATCGCGACCGGGGAAGCCGACGTGGTGCTCTGCGGGGCCAGCGAGGCACCGCTCTTCCCGACCTTCGCCGACACCTTCGGCAACGCGCGGGCGTTGGCGCGCGCCGGCACCGACCCGGGCCGGGCGAGCCGGCCGTTCGACACCTCCCGCAGCGGGTTCGTCCTCTCCGAGGGCGCCGCGCTGCTGGTGCTCGAACGCGCCGAGCACGCCGCGGCGCGCGGCGTCGCCGGGTACGCCGAGGTGGCCGGCCACGGTGCGACGACGGACGCGTACCACCCGACCGCGCCCCGCCCGGACGGCGCGGGGGCGGCGGCGTGCATCCGTCGGGCGCTGCGCAGCGCCGGTGTGCCGGCGGCGGCGGTCGGTTACGTCAACGCGCACGGCACCGGCACGAAGCTCGGTGACATCGCGGAGACCACCGCGCTCACCGACGTCTTCGGCGTGGGCGGTGTGCCGGTCAGCTCCACCAAGGCGCTCACCGGTCACCTGCTGGGCGCCTCCGGGGTGCTGGAGGCGGCGGCGACCGCGTTGGCGCTCGATCGGGGGCTCCTGCCGCCGACGTACCACCTCGACGATCCGGACCCGGCCTGCCCGGCGGACCACATCCGCGGCGTACCCCGCAAGGCCGACCTGGAGTACGCGGTGACCAACTCGTTCGGGTTCGGCGGCCAGAACGTGAGCCTGCTGCTGGCGCGGGTCGCCGAGCCGAGGGGGTGATCGAGGCGGCATCCCGGGCGGGGCGTGCCCGGACGGCAACACGGGGGAATCGGGTGGGAAGGGTTTCAAAGGACATGGACATCCGTGGTATCGACCATATTGAGCTCTACGTGGGGGACGCCCGACAGGCGGCCTTCTATTTCAGCACCGCCGTCGGCTTCGAGATCTGCGGTCAGGGCGGTCCGGAGACCGGGCTGGTGGGGCAGCGTTCGCTGCTGCTTCGCCACGGCGACATCCGGTTGCTGCTCACCTCCGGGTTGGACGCCGAGCACCCGGCGGCGCGGTACGTGCAGCGCCACGGTGACGGCATCGCGGTGGTCGCCGTCGAGGTCGACGACGTGCCAACCGCGTACGCCGAGTTGGTGGTGCGGGGCGCGACCGGGGTGACGCCGCCGATCACCGGTGCGGACGCCGAGGTGGTGATCGCCGAGGTGGACGGCTTCGCGGACGTGCGGCACCGGCTGGTGCAGCGCCGGGGCGACCGGGGCGGGTTCCTGCCCGGCATCATCGCGGCGTCGGCGTCCACGACGGACGACCACCCGCCGGTGCTCGCCGAGATCGACCACCTGGCGGTCTGCGTGCCGCCCGACCAGCTCGACGAGACGGTCCGGCACTTCGAGGCGTTGTTCGACTTCGCGCAGATCTTCGAGGAGCACGTCGAGGTCGACGGGCAGGGGATGAACTCGAAGGTGGTGCAGAGCCCGTCCGGGCGGGTCACCGTGGTCCTGCTGGAGCCGGACCGCACCCGGCGGCCGGGGCAGATCGACGCGTTCCTCGACCAGCACGCCGGTGGGGGAGTGCAGCATCTGGGGTTGCGCACCGACGACATCGTCGCCGCCGTGGAGGCGCTGCGCCGGCGCGGGGTGCGCTTCGCCGGCACCCCGGCCACTTACTACGACGCCCTCCAGGAGCGGGTCGGCCGGGTGGACGCCCCGCTGGACCGGCTGCGTGAGCTGGGGGTGCTGGTCGACTCCGACCACGACGGCCAGCTGTTGCAGATCTTCGCCGAGTCGATGCACGTGCGCCGCACGCTCTTCCTGGAGCTGATCGAGCGGCGCGGCGCGCGGGGCTTCGGCAGCGGCAACATCAAGGCGCTCTACGAGGCCAAGGAACGGGAGTTGGCCGCGGTGGCGGCCGCACCACAGGGGGTGGGGGCATGAGCGTGACCGGTTACGAGCCGACGCTGACCGCCGAGGAGCAGGCGTTGCTGCCGTCCGACGACGACGTGCGGCACTACGCCGAGCACGGCTGGTACCTGTCGAAGAAGGTGTTCACCGACGACGAGGTGGACGCTCTCGCCGCCGCTGCGCAGCGCTACTACGACGGGGAACGGGACCGTCGGCTGCCGGTGCGCCCGCCGAAGCTGGCCTACTGGGAGCAGTCCTTGGGCCCGGTGCAGCGGCACAACGACTACGTCCATCACGAGCACGATGGGCTGGGCGCGATCCTGCGCAAGCCGCTGATCGGCGCGGTCGCCGCCCGGTTGGCCCAGGCCGACGAGATCCGGGTCTTCCAGTCCACGCTGATCTTCAAGCCGCCGATCTCCGGCGAGCCGAGCAACATCGTGCCCTGGCACTTCGACAAGCACTACTGGGCGTCCTCGTCGTCGGAGAAGATGCTCACCGCCTTCATCCCGTTCCATGACTGCGGGGAGGAGATGGGCACCATCACGATGGTCGACGGTTCGCACCGGTGGAAGGAGATCGGCGCGGACGACACCGTGGTGCGGCACTTCGCGGACCGCGACCGCAGCCAGCTGGAGGAGATGCTGGCCGAGAACGCCGCGTACAACGGCGCGGAGATCCGCAAGGTCCCGATGGTGATCCCCAAGGGACACGTGAGCTTCCACCACTGCCGCACCTATCACGGCAGTGGCCCCAACGTCAGCGGTCGCCCCCGACAGGCGATCTCGCTGCATCTGCAGGACGGCGACAACGCCTGGCGGGAGTACCCGCTCTCCGACGGCACGCTCGCCGCGTACAACCACGATGTGCTGGTCCGCCGCACCCACGACGGGCGGCCGGACTACGCGGATCCCGACTACTGCCCGGTCATCTGGCGCCACCGCGCCCAACAGGGAGGTTGACATGTCACGGTACGACTGGGGTAGGACGCACCCGGGCATCGAGCGGTTGGAGCGGGCGGTGACCGACCGGCGCGACGTCGTGGTCAAGCACCCGCTCTACGCCAACCTGAACACCCACGAGGCGCTGGTTACCTTCATGGAGCACCACGTCTTCGCGGTGTGGGACTTCATGTCCCTGCTGAAGTCGCTGCAACGGCAGCTGACCTGCGTCACCGTGCCGTGGATTCCGACCGGCCCGACCGGCAGCCGCCGCCTCATCAACGACATCGTCATGGTCGAGGAGAGCGACGAGCTGGGCGGCGGCTACATCAGCCACTTCGAGCTGTACGTGCGGGGCATGGCCGAGGCGGGCGCGGACACCACGGCGGTGAACGCCCTCGTCGAGCTGCTGCGCGCCGGCCGTCCGGTCACCGAGGCGCTCACCGAGGCGGGGGTGCCCGCCGCGTCGGCGAGGTTCGCCGCGACCACCTGGCAGATCATCGAGTCGACCCCGGTGCACTGTCAGGCGGCGGCGTTCGCGTTCGGCCGGGAGGACCTGATCCCGGACATGTTCACCCAGGTCGTCTCGGTCAACGAGGTCAGCAACCGGCTGCACACGTTCGTCGACTACCTGGAGCGGCACATCGAGGTCGACGGTGAACAGCACACCCCGATGGCCATGCAGATGCTCGCCGACCTGTGCGGCGACGACGACACCAAGTGGCAGGAGTGCGCCGACACGGTCAACACCGCCCTCGCTGCCCGGGCCCGGCTCTGGGACGACATCCTCGCCGCCATCAAGGGACCCGCGTGACCGACACCGACCCGGTCCGGCTCTACCGCACGGTCCGGCTGATCCGCCGGTTCGAGGAACGGGCGGTGGAGCTGGTCCACGGCGGGCAGATCGTCGGCGGCATCCACCCGTACCTCGGTCAGGAGGGGATCGCCGCCGGCGTCTGCGCCGCGCTGGGCGCCGACGACGTGCTCGCCGGCACCCACCGTGGCCACGGGCACGTCCTGGCCCGCGGGGCCGACCCGGCGCGGATGCTCGCCGAGCTGTGCGGCCGGGTCACCGGCCTCAACGCCGGCCGGGGCGGTTCGATGCACGCCGCCGACCTGAGCATCGGTGTGCTCGGTGCCAACGCGATCGTCGGCGCCTCCGGGGCGATCATCACCGGCGCGGTGTGGGCGTACCGCCGCCGGGGCCGCGACACCGTCGGGGTGAGCTTCTTCGGCGACGGCGCGGTCAACGAGGGGATGCTGCTGGAGGCGTTCAACCTGGCCGCGCTCTGGCGGGTGCCGGTGCTGTTCGTCTGCGAGAACAACGGCTACGCCACCACCATGCCGGTCGCCGGCGCGGTGGCCGGCAGCATCGCCGGCCGGGCCGCCGCGTTCGACATCCCGGCCGTCGACGTCGACGGCCAGGACCCCGAGGCGGTACGCGTCGCCGCGTCCGCCGCCGTCGACCGGATGCGCGCCGGCGGCGGCCCCGAGCTGATCGAGGCCCGGACCCACCGCTTCGACGCCCACCACACCTTCGAACACGCGGTACGCCTCGACTACCGGCCGCCCGACGAGGTGACCCGTGCCCGGGCCCGCGACCCGGTCCGCATCCAGGGTGAACGCCTCACCGACACCGACCGCGCGGCGGTGGACGCCGAGGTCGAGCAGACCCTCGACGCGGCGGTGCGGTTCGCCCTGAACAGCCCGGAGCCTGACCCGGCCGACGCGTTGCGCCACCTGTACGCCAGCGGCCTGACCGCCCGCACCGGAGGTGGCTGAATGACCGCTCGCACCGGAGGTGTTTGAGGTGCCCCGACTGTCGTACCGGCGGGCGTTGACCCGGGCCCTCGCCGACGAACTGGCCCGCGACGAGGCGGTGTTCCTGCTCGGCGAGGACATCCAGGTCGGCGCGTCGTTGGTGACCACGGGGCTGGCCAAACGGTTCGGCACCGAACGGATCCGCGACACCCCGCTGTCGGAACAGGCGTTCACCAGCTTCGCCACCGGGGCGGCGCTGGCCGGGCTGCGGCCGGTGATCGAGTTCCAGATTCCGTCGCTGCTGTTCCTGGTCTTCGAGCAGATCGTCAACCACGCGCACAAGTTCCCGCTGATGACCGGCGGGCAGTGTGCTGTCCCCGTCACCTACCTGGTGCCCGGCTCCGGCTCGCGTACCGGGTGGGCCGGGCAGCACTCCGACCACCCGTACAGCCTCTTCGCCCACGCCGGTGTGGTCACCGTCGTGCCGGCCACCCCGGCCGACGCGTACGGCCTGCTGGTCACCGCGGTCCGCCACGACGACCCGGTGGTGGTGTTCGCGCCGGCCGGGGCGATGGACGTGCGCGACGACGTCGACGAGCTGGCCCCGGTGCCGTTGGGCCGGGGCCGGATCCACCGCAACGGCTGCGACGTCACAGTGGTCGCGATCGGGCACCTGGTGCACGACGCGCTCGCGGTGGCCGAGGAGCTGGCCGACCAGATCTCGGTGGAGGTGTTCGACCCGCGCACGCTGTACCCGTTCGACATCGGCGGTCTCACCGAGTCGGTGGCCCGCACCGGGCGGCTCGTGGTGCTCGACGACGCCAACCGGTCCTGCGGCATGGCCGCCGAGATCATCGCCTCGGTGGTGGAGCGGGTCCGGCTGCTCGCCCCGCCGCGCCGGGTCACTCGACCGGACGGGGCGGTGCTGCCGTTCGCCCCGGCACTGGACCGGGCCGTGCAGCCCGGTCGGGAACAGCTCGTCACCGCCATCCACCTGACCATGAAGGACACCTCATGATCGACCCGAATTACCCGTGGCCGCCGGCCGACCGGGCCTGGACCGAGCTGCCGGAGCCGGCCCGTCGGGCCATGGTGGCCAGTGGGGCGGCGGCCTGGGAACAGGTCTTCCACGGCCGGGCCACCTACAACAAGCAGTGGCGGTTGGCCCGCCCCCCGGTGCTCACCGCCGACGCCTGGCGGGAACTCAACGAGGTCTGTGACCGGCTCGCGCAGCTCATCCTCGACGCCTGCCGTCGTCGGGCCGGCACCGCCGGCGAGCTGCGCCACCTGCTCGGCGTACCGGCGGGGGAGACCCGGCTGCTGGACGAGTCCGAGCCGCTGACCGAGGCGCTGCTGGCCGCGTACCGGCCGGACGTGATCTTCTCCGCCGGGGTGCCGAAGTTCGTCGAGTACAACATCGACAGCAGCCTCGGCGGCGGATTCGACGCCGACACCGTCATCTACCGGTTCGCTCACCTCTACCAGGAGCAGGGCATCCTCGACGACCTGCCGGTGCGGGCCGCCCCGTCCCTGCTCGACCAGCGGTTCGTGGCGATCCGCGAGGAACTGCGGCTGCCCGAGGGCGCCCGGGTGGCGCTGCTGATGGACTTCGACGCCGACTACCCGGGCCTGGACGACCCGCAGACGTTCATCCGGATCCTCGACCCGCTCGCCGTACGGGCCCGGGACTTCGGCATCGACCTGGTCATCGCCCCGGTCTCCACCGCCACCGTGGACGCCGACAACCGCCTGGTCGTCGACGGTGCACCGGTCGACGCGCTGTTCCGGCTCTTCGTGCCCAACCGGGTCACCCCGACCGCCGGCCTGGACGCGGTGGCCCGGGCCCTCGCGGCCGGCACCCTGCCGATGTACGTGTCGGCGGCAGCCTGGCTGCTCGGCAACAAGACCACCTTCGCCTGGCTGTGGGAGGACGTGGACGGGTTGCCCGCCGTCGACCAGGCGCTGATCCGCCGACACGTGCCGTACACGGTGCCGTTGACCGCCGCGGTGCTCGACCGGGCCATCACCGAGCAGGCCACACTGGTGGCGAAGCCAGCCGACGGGTCGGCCGGGCACGGCGTGCTGCTCGGCCCGGAGCTGAGCGCGGCGGACTGGGCCGAGGGTGTGCGGGCCGCCGTCGACCAGGGCGGTGCCATCCTCCAGGAGTACCTACCGACCGACCGGGTGTCGATGGACTTCGTCCAGATCGAGACCGGCGAGACGCACACCGCCGACGTCCCGTACTCCCTGGCCCCGTACCTGTTCGGCCGCCACGCCTCCGGCGGCCTGGCGCGGGTCGGCTACCCCGGCTGCGACGGAGTCCTCAACCTGGCCCACGGCGTCCTCCTAACCGGAATCCTCCTAAAAACCTGACCCCCGCCCCCTCCCGGCCCCTGCACCCCCGGGTGATCATGAGGTTAGCGGGGCTCTGGGCCGCTCCCGGCCCCGCCAACCCCATGATCACCCGGGGGGCGGCGGGGGGAGAGGGTGCGCAGGGTTTGGGCTGTTGCTATGGCGTCGCTGCGGGCGCTGCCGTGGCGGCCGTCGGTGCTGTAGAGGGTGGGGTCGGCCGTCAGCGGGTGGTCGGTCAGGTGCACGTGGACCGTGCCGAGGCGTTCGGCCAGGACGGCCGTGTGGGCGGACAGGCGGCGCATTCGTTCCCCCAGGCCGGCCCGCAGGTGCGCGGGCACCGCCGGGCTGTGCGAGACGTCGAACATGCCGACCGTGATCACGTCAGCGCCCCCGTCGCGCAGCGCGGTGATCATCGCGGTCAGTTCGGCGTCCACCGCCGCCGCGTCGTACGCCGGGTGGAAAGCGTCGTTGCCCCCGCAGACGACCAGCGCCAGGTCGGGTGCGAAGTCGAGGGCCGGGGCGAGCTGGGTGGCCCGCACCTGGTGCGCGCGCAGCCCGCGTCGGCCCAGGTTCCGGTACGCCAGCCCGGGGCGTACGGCGCTCAGCTCGGCGGCGACCCGGTCGACCCACTGCACGTCCGGGTAGCCCGGTGTCGGCTCACACATCCCCTCCACCACGCTGTCGCCGAGCGCCACGAACCGCCGCCACGGGTGCCCGTGCAGCAGTTCGGCGGCCTCCCCGGGGCGCAGACAGTACGGGTCCGTCGATTCGGTGAGCGTCGATGGCATGCCGGCACGCTAGCCGACCGTCGGGCGGTCCGACCAGCCTGACCCCGATCCGGTGCCGGCCGGCCCGCTCCCAGGGGAGGAGCAGCAGCTCACCCGGGCCCGGCCGACTCGCGGTGGGCGGCGGCGAGCCGCTTCGGGGCCCGCGCGTACCACGCGTCGGTGATGACCTCGATCAGCTCGGACGGGCCGATCCGGTCGAGTCTGACCAGCACCGCCGGGTAGCCGTCGAAGTGCGGGGTGGTGAGGTAGATCGACGGGTCGTCGGCGAGCAGGGCCTCCTTGACGCCGAGGTCGGCCACTCGTACGCCGAGCAGCGGGCCGTCAGGTGCGGCGGCCCCGAGCGCGTCGAGATCGGGCCGCCGCAGCGGTCGCTCCCAGACGAATGGTTTGTCGCGCACCCGCCAGGCCGGCAGCCCATCGTACGAGGCCCGCTCGGTGGCCTCGGGCAGCGCGAGCGCGATCCGACGGACGTCGTCCCAACTGGCCATGCCGACACCGTACGGGTTCACCGGGTGGCGGCGGGGGTGGGCCGCGCCGGGGTTTCCGGGCCGGAGGCCCGGTTCAGCAGCGGGTACGCGGTGACCACCAGGCACGCGGCCGCCATGGTCAGCAGGGCCGGGGTGAGCCCTAGCGCGTCCACCGACCAGCCGCCGAGCAGCGCGCCGACCGGCAACCCGACGAAGGCCACCGAGCCGGCGATGCCGAGCACCCGGGTCTGCAACTCCGGCGGCACCCGTTCGTAGAGCGCCACCCCGAGCAGCGGGTTGACCGCCGCGATACCGATTCCGGACAGGAACGTCACCACGAGCACCACCGGCAGATCGTCGCTGATCGCCAGCGCCACCAGTCGGGGCGTCCCGGCGACCAGCGCGCCGACCAGGAACGTCAACCGGCGGGGCAGCCGGGGCCCGAGCGCGGTGAACACCAGGTTGCCCAGCAGCGCGCCCGCCGAGAACGCCGCCAGCACCAGGCCGAGGCCGCTCGGCCCGTGCAGTTCCCGGGCGACCCAGACCGGGATGTAGACGGCCACGCTGGCGTTGGCCACCATGTTCAGTGCCGAGATGACGGCGAGCATGCCGAGCAGCGGCCGGTCGCTGAACAGGTAGCTGAAGCCACCTCGCAGGGCGCGCAGGTAACTCTCTTGCGGGGCGGGTTGCGCCGGGGCGGCCGGCGGGCGGACCAGGACGCCGATGAGCAGCGCGCAGACACCGAAGCTGGCCGCGTCGATGAGGATCGCCTCGGTCACCCCGAACACGGCGATCAGCAGACCGCCCACGGCGGCGCCGAACAGGGTGACCACCCGGCTCAACCCGTCGTACGCGGAGGTCAGCCGGATCAGCGGCACCCCGGCCGCCTCGGCGACCGGGCGGAACATCACGTGCTTCACCCGGTCCCCGATGCCGCGCAGCGCGCCGGCCACCGCGACCAACGCCACCAGCGGGGCGAAGCCCAACCACGGGGTCAGCGCGACGACGACCATGGCCACGGCACTGCCCGCGTCGCAGAGGATCGAGGTACGGCGCAGACCGATCCGGTCCGCCCATGGTGTGCCCAACGCGCTGGACAGCAGGTAGGGCAGGGTCTCGGCGAACGCGACCAGGCCCATCTTGGTGGGGCTGCCGGTGGTGACCAGCACCAGCCACGGGATGGTCACCACCGAGATGCGGGTGCCCAGGTTGGAGATCAGGTCGGCGCTGACCAGGACGACCAGTTGCCGGCGGGGGGTCACGCCCCGACCGCCGCCGCCCGGTGGGCCGCGTGCTGCGCGCGTAACGCCCGCTTGTCCACCTTCATCGACCGGTTCACCGGCAGCCGGTCGACGAACTCCACAGCGGCCGGCGCCCACATCTCGTTGAGTTCGGTGGTCACCAGGTCGATCAGCTCCGGCGCGGTGACCGTCGCGTCCGGCCCGAGCACCACGTACGCGTACGGCACCTCGCCGACCGTGTCGTCCGGCACGCCGATCACGGCGGCGGCGCGTACCTGCGGGTGCCCGGTCAGCACGTCCTCGATGGGACGGCAGAAGATGGCCCAGTTCCGCCGATGCGTGACGATCATGTCGTGCGCCCGGTCGACCAGGTAGAGGTAGCCGTCCTCGTCGAGGTGGCCGATGTCGCGGGTCCGTACCCAACCGTCGACGAGCGTCTGCGCGGTCAGCTCCGGCTGACCGTGGTAGCCGGCGAAGCTCAGCCTGGTCTGCACCCACACCTCGCCGTCGCGGCCCGTCGGCAGCACGCCGCCGTCGTCGTCGCGGATCTCGATGCGCACGTCGCCGTAGGGCCGCCCGCAGGAGCGCAGCCGCTCCGGGTGCTCCGGATCGTCGGTCAGCCCGGGCAGCGCCGTGATCACGACCGCCTCGCTGAGGCCGTACACGATGCGCAGCACCGGGCCGAAGCGCGCGATGGCCTGGCGCAGCCGGGCGGGCGCGGCGGGCCCGGCGCCCACGTTGAACATGAACATGGCGGAGAAGTCCGCGCCGACCAGCGCCGGGTGATCCAACACCTCGTAGAGCATCGGCGGGGTGACGAAGGTCGAGTTGATCCGCTCCCGCTGCACGGTGTCCACGAAGGCCACCGGGTCCCAGTCGTCGCGCAGGAACAACACCCCACCGGTGAGCAGGTTGAACAGCGTGGTGATCTGCCCGCTGGCCAACCACATCGGTGAGTGCGACAGGTGCCGCAGCAGCGGGAACCCGGCGGCGCGGAAGTCGGCGGCCAGGGTGAGGATCTGGGCGTAGAAGCTCTCCCGGTGGTGCACCAGCTTGGGGGCTCCGGTGGTGCCGCTGGTCTGCAGGAACGACTCGGGCGCCGGCACGGACGCCGGCAGGTCCGTCACGTCGGCGTCGGCGGTGAGGTCGGGGCCGGCGCCGCCCGCGCCCAGACAGCACACCGGTGTGCCGGGCAGCGCGGCGGCCAGCTCCGGGCCGAGGCTGGCCGGGTCGCGGGCGTCGTAGACCAGGGCGTCCGGGCGGGCCAACCGGATGAACTCGTCGACCTCCCGGCGGGCGGTCACCGGGGCGACCCACATCGTCCGGCAGCCCAGCAGATGCAGGGCGAGTTGGAGCAGTGGACCCTCCACCGCGTTCGCGACGGTCACCAGCACCGCCGACCCGGGCCGTACGCCGTGCCGGATCAGTGTCGCGGCCATCGCCCGGATGCGAGCGGCGGCCTCGGTGTAGGTGAGTCGCCGACCGCCGCCGACCAACGCCTCCCGGTCGCCGAACTCGGCGAAGAGATCCAACACCCTGTCCACGTAGGTCGTGGTGTACCCGGGTCCGTCAGTCATCCGGCAGCCCCCATCTGAGCAAGCGGCGGTCCCCGGGCAGCTCCCGGTGACGACGCGACGGTGGCGCGCTTGGGCGACCGCACCGCCGCCGCCTGGAAGCCTAGGCCGGAAACGACTGGTCGGAACCGTGCCGACGGGCGGTCCGAACGGCCCGCCGGACATTTGATCACGTCGATCAGGTCGATTGACGCCCGTCTGTGGCGACGGCTAGGTTTCTGGACCATCGTCCAGGCGGGCGCCGTCAGCGGACGGCCCTGGGCTGCACACGATGGAGGTTCCATGGCAACGGCAACCCCGAAGAGATGGCCTGTCATCGCCGCCACGGCCGCGCTGTTGGTCGCCGGCACACCCGCCGTCGTCGCCAGCGCCGGCCCGTCCGGCGCCGGCCCCGCCGCCGGCCGACCCGATCGCGCCGAATGGGCGGGCACC contains these protein-coding regions:
- a CDS encoding thiamine pyrophosphate-dependent dehydrogenase E1 component subunit alpha is translated as MTDTDPVRLYRTVRLIRRFEERAVELVHGGQIVGGIHPYLGQEGIAAGVCAALGADDVLAGTHRGHGHVLARGADPARMLAELCGRVTGLNAGRGGSMHAADLSIGVLGANAIVGASGAIITGAVWAYRRRGRDTVGVSFFGDGAVNEGMLLEAFNLAALWRVPVLFVCENNGYATTMPVAGAVAGSIAGRAAAFDIPAVDVDGQDPEAVRVAASAAVDRMRAGGGPELIEARTHRFDAHHTFEHAVRLDYRPPDEVTRARARDPVRIQGERLTDTDRAAVDAEVEQTLDAAVRFALNSPEPDPADALRHLYASGLTARTGGG
- a CDS encoding alpha-ketoacid dehydrogenase subunit beta yields the protein MPRLSYRRALTRALADELARDEAVFLLGEDIQVGASLVTTGLAKRFGTERIRDTPLSEQAFTSFATGAALAGLRPVIEFQIPSLLFLVFEQIVNHAHKFPLMTGGQCAVPVTYLVPGSGSRTGWAGQHSDHPYSLFAHAGVVTVVPATPADAYGLLVTAVRHDDPVVVFAPAGAMDVRDDVDELAPVPLGRGRIHRNGCDVTVVAIGHLVHDALAVAEELADQISVEVFDPRTLYPFDIGGLTESVARTGRLVVLDDANRSCGMAAEIIASVVERVRLLAPPRRVTRPDGAVLPFAPALDRAVQPGREQLVTAIHLTMKDTS
- a CDS encoding SGNH/GDSL hydrolase family protein — its product is MPSTLTESTDPYCLRPGEAAELLHGHPWRRFVALGDSVVEGMCEPTPGYPDVQWVDRVAAELSAVRPGLAYRNLGRRGLRAHQVRATQLAPALDFAPDLALVVCGGNDAFHPAYDAAAVDAELTAMITALRDGGADVITVGMFDVSHSPAVPAHLRAGLGERMRRLSAHTAVLAERLGTVHVHLTDHPLTADPTLYSTDGRHGSARSDAIATAQTLRTLSPRRPPGDHGVGGAGSGPEPR
- a CDS encoding MmcQ/YjbR family DNA-binding protein, whose product is MASWDDVRRIALALPEATERASYDGLPAWRVRDKPFVWERPLRRPDLDALGAAAPDGPLLGVRVADLGVKEALLADDPSIYLTTPHFDGYPAVLVRLDRIGPSELIEVITDAWYARAPKRLAAAHRESAGPG
- a CDS encoding MFS transporter; the encoded protein is MTPRRQLVVLVSADLISNLGTRISVVTIPWLVLVTTGSPTKMGLVAFAETLPYLLSSALGTPWADRIGLRRTSILCDAGSAVAMVVVALTPWLGFAPLVALVAVAGALRGIGDRVKHVMFRPVAEAAGVPLIRLTSAYDGLSRVVTLFGAAVGGLLIAVFGVTEAILIDAASFGVCALLIGVLVRPPAAPAQPAPQESYLRALRGGFSYLFSDRPLLGMLAVISALNMVANASVAVYIPVWVARELHGPSGLGLVLAAFSAGALLGNLVFTALGPRLPRRLTFLVGALVAGTPRLVALAISDDLPVVLVVTFLSGIGIAAVNPLLGVALYERVPPELQTRVLGIAGSVAFVGLPVGALLGGWSVDALGLTPALLTMAAACLVVTAYPLLNRASGPETPARPTPAATR
- a CDS encoding AMP-binding protein, giving the protein MTDGPGYTTTYVDRVLDLFAEFGDREALVGGGRRLTYTEAAARIRAMAATLIRHGVRPGSAVLVTVANAVEGPLLQLALHLLGCRTMWVAPVTARREVDEFIRLARPDALVYDARDPASLGPELAAALPGTPVCCLGAGGAGPDLTADADVTDLPASVPAPESFLQTSGTTGAPKLVHHRESFYAQILTLAADFRAAGFPLLRHLSHSPMWLASGQITTLFNLLTGGVLFLRDDWDPVAFVDTVQRERINSTFVTPPMLYEVLDHPALVGADFSAMFMFNVGAGPAAPARLRQAIARFGPVLRIVYGLSEAVVITALPGLTDDPEHPERLRSCGRPYGDVRIEIRDDDGGVLPTGRDGEVWVQTRLSFAGYHGQPELTAQTLVDGWVRTRDIGHLDEDGYLYLVDRAHDMIVTHRRNWAIFCRPIEDVLTGHPQVRAAAVIGVPDDTVGEVPYAYVVLGPDATVTAPELIDLVTTELNEMWAPAAVEFVDRLPVNRSMKVDKRALRAQHAAHRAAAVGA